One window from the genome of Kaistella carnis encodes:
- a CDS encoding porin family protein produces the protein MRKIILSSALLASVLLSAQIDFSSTRFGATAGATYSRVSNAHNPSGARVSFYGGGLAMIPVDNNDQFYIQPQIEYLGAGESGKDKDFKGRDGYDAIYANNYLSVPVYFKGYFSEAESEFFAMAGPRFSFLIDQKVTDAPTNKPFYGLDELPEYPGVNGKATSFNFGLAFGLGFSFKRQLELTARYDLGVTNTYKNLMNEPGTDANIAKKKSEQILSLGLSYIFQ, from the coding sequence ATGAGAAAAATAATTTTAAGTTCAGCGCTTTTAGCGTCGGTGCTACTTTCAGCACAGATTGATTTTAGTAGCACAAGATTCGGAGCTACTGCCGGAGCAACTTATTCCCGCGTGAGCAATGCCCATAATCCTTCCGGAGCGAGAGTTTCTTTCTACGGCGGTGGTTTAGCAATGATTCCTGTGGACAATAATGATCAGTTTTATATTCAACCTCAAATTGAATATCTGGGAGCTGGTGAATCCGGTAAAGACAAAGATTTTAAAGGTCGAGATGGTTACGATGCAATCTACGCCAACAATTATCTGAGTGTTCCTGTTTACTTTAAAGGTTATTTTTCTGAAGCAGAATCGGAGTTTTTTGCCATGGCAGGACCAAGATTTAGTTTTTTGATCGATCAGAAAGTGACAGATGCGCCAACCAATAAACCGTTTTATGGTTTAGATGAGCTTCCCGAATATCCCGGAGTAAACGGTAAGGCGACTTCTTTCAATTTCGGTTTGGCTTTTGGCTTGGGATTCTCTTTCAAAAGACAGTTGGAGCTAACGGCGCGTTATGATCTTGGGGTAACAAACACCTACAAAAATCTAATGAACGAGCCGGGAACTGATGCAAACATCGCTAAAAAGAAATCTGAACAGATCTTAAGTTTAGGCTTAAGTTATATTTTTCAATAA
- a CDS encoding UDP-3-O-(3-hydroxymyristoyl)glucosamine N-acyltransferase produces the protein MTFTKPQTLKSISELIGAKMIGDENFPVLGTNEIHRVKSGEIVFVNHPKYYDKALNSAATIILIDKEVDCPPGKALLVSDDPFRDFNKINTHFTKITHFGETLHELEVGERTQIHSSVVIGNNVKIGNDCIIYPNVVIGDRTVIGDNVIIQSNTVLGGDAFYYRKLNGNFDRLISVGNVIIENNVEIGNNCTIDRGVTDSTIIGEGSVLDNQIQIGHDTTIGKKCLIASLTGIAGCCIIEDEVTIWGQVGMASGVRVEKGTVLLGKTGVNKDLKTGTYFGQLAEEFKEYLKKQSKLRKL, from the coding sequence GGCGCTAAAATGATTGGCGACGAAAATTTTCCTGTCTTGGGAACCAATGAAATTCATCGGGTTAAAAGTGGGGAAATTGTTTTTGTAAATCATCCAAAATATTACGATAAAGCTTTGAATTCGGCGGCCACGATTATTCTGATTGATAAAGAAGTTGATTGTCCACCGGGAAAAGCATTATTGGTTTCCGATGATCCTTTCCGCGATTTTAATAAAATCAATACGCACTTTACAAAGATTACCCATTTCGGCGAAACCCTTCACGAACTTGAAGTAGGGGAGCGAACGCAAATTCACTCTTCAGTAGTGATTGGTAACAATGTGAAAATCGGAAATGACTGTATTATTTATCCTAATGTAGTGATTGGAGATCGAACGGTCATTGGTGATAACGTCATCATTCAGTCCAACACGGTTTTAGGCGGCGATGCCTTTTATTACAGAAAATTAAATGGAAATTTCGACCGTTTAATTTCAGTGGGAAATGTCATCATTGAAAATAATGTGGAGATTGGAAACAACTGTACGATCGATCGTGGAGTTACAGATTCCACCATCATTGGTGAAGGGTCAGTTTTAGACAATCAAATTCAAATCGGTCATGATACCACTATCGGAAAGAAATGCTTGATCGCTTCCCTTACCGGGATTGCAGGATGTTGTATCATTGAAGATGAAGTAACCATCTGGGGACAGGTTGGGATGGCTTCCGGTGTTCGTGTTGAAAAAGGAACGGTGCTCTTAGGGAAAACCGGAGTCAATAAAGATTTAAAAACCGGAACATATTTCGGACAGCTCGCTGAAGAGTTTAAAGAGTATCTGAAAAAGCAAAGTAAACTTAGAAAACTTTAA
- a CDS encoding ABC transporter permease, producing MRNIFLITKREYLTQVKKKSFVLLTLLAPLMMIAFGALIAFMFKANESTSTFNVVDKSGLFVGNLKSTNQVKYVFVPAVNEKSLEATLKDMDGIEGLLVIPELKDQNYDELQKNSKLLINKKIGFDTKTKVASDLSKIIRKEKIQKLGISEDQMKNLDENFELNTQNVVDNKSTDNDLSFGVKSGLAMVLMYAVFMFIIIYGVRVMRSVLEEKNNRVVEIIISSVKPFELMMGKILGVTFVALTQFLVWITMAVIGALFLNTGFSAMQSQIPGGAESAEMVQKFDFKQIAAQVSHILLDMNVPVIIGVFIVFFLLGYVFYSSMYAAIGSAVDNETETQQFTLFAIIPLMVGMYGSFTIMNNPEGPLGFWLSMIPFTSPVAMIARIPFGVPAWQILVSMVILLASTLLMIFIAAKVYRVGILMYGNKATAKELWKWIRS from the coding sequence ATGAGAAATATATTCCTGATTACAAAAAGAGAATATCTTACGCAGGTAAAGAAAAAATCTTTTGTTCTTCTCACGCTTCTGGCGCCACTGATGATGATTGCTTTCGGGGCTTTAATTGCTTTTATGTTTAAAGCCAATGAAAGCACAAGCACATTTAATGTGGTGGACAAAAGCGGATTATTTGTTGGAAATCTAAAAAGTACGAACCAGGTAAAATATGTTTTTGTGCCGGCAGTGAACGAAAAATCTCTGGAAGCGACTTTAAAAGATATGGATGGTATTGAAGGTTTACTGGTTATTCCGGAACTTAAAGATCAGAATTACGATGAACTGCAGAAAAATTCTAAATTACTTATCAACAAGAAAATAGGATTTGACACTAAAACAAAGGTTGCTTCTGATCTGTCAAAAATTATCAGAAAAGAAAAAATTCAAAAACTGGGAATTTCAGAAGATCAGATGAAAAATCTGGACGAAAATTTTGAGCTGAATACGCAGAATGTCGTCGACAATAAATCGACAGATAACGATCTGTCTTTCGGTGTGAAATCGGGTTTAGCCATGGTTTTAATGTACGCCGTTTTCATGTTCATCATTATTTACGGGGTTCGTGTAATGCGTAGTGTTTTAGAGGAAAAAAACAACCGCGTGGTCGAAATTATCATTTCTTCGGTTAAACCATTTGAATTAATGATGGGTAAAATCCTGGGCGTTACCTTTGTTGCATTGACCCAATTTTTGGTTTGGATCACGATGGCAGTTATTGGCGCTCTCTTCTTAAACACTGGGTTTAGTGCGATGCAAAGCCAGATTCCGGGTGGTGCAGAATCCGCCGAAATGGTGCAAAAATTTGATTTCAAACAGATCGCGGCACAGGTTTCTCATATTTTATTAGACATGAATGTGCCGGTAATTATTGGCGTATTTATCGTTTTCTTTTTGCTGGGGTATGTTTTCTACAGCTCCATGTACGCGGCTATCGGTTCTGCTGTTGATAACGAAACAGAAACACAGCAATTTACTTTATTCGCCATTATTCCCTTGATGGTAGGAATGTACGGCAGCTTTACCATTATGAATAATCCCGAAGGTCCGCTTGGATTCTGGTTATCGATGATCCCATTTACGTCGCCTGTTGCCATGATCGCGAGGATTCCGTTTGGCGTACCGGCGTGGCAGATTCTGGTTTCGATGGTCATTCTTTTGGCCTCTACTTTATTGATGATTTTTATCGCTGCGAAAGTCTATCGTGTTGGTATTCTTATGTACGGTAATAAAGCGACTGCGAAGGAATTGTGGAAATGGATCAGAAGTTAG
- the sucD gene encoding succinate--CoA ligase subunit alpha: MSVLVNKDSKVIVQGFTGNEGTFHAGQMIEYGTNVVGGVTPGKGGSEHLGKPVFNTVADAVEKAGANVSIIFVPPAFAADAIMEAAEAGIKVIVCITEGIPVEDMVKVKAYLADKDSRLIGPNCPGIITSDEAKIGIMPGFVFKKGKVGIVSKSGTLTYEAADQVVKAGYGVSTAIGIGGDPIIGTTTKEALELFINDPETEAVVMIGEIGGNLEAEAARWYKESGSKKPVVGFIAGQTAPKGRTMGHAGAIVGGDEDTAQAKMSIMRENGINVVDSPAEIGATVAKVLG; this comes from the coding sequence ATGTCAGTATTAGTAAACAAAGATTCTAAAGTAATCGTACAGGGTTTTACCGGAAATGAAGGAACATTCCACGCAGGTCAAATGATTGAATACGGAACAAACGTAGTAGGTGGAGTTACTCCAGGAAAAGGAGGTTCTGAGCATTTAGGAAAACCGGTATTTAATACGGTGGCTGATGCAGTAGAAAAAGCTGGAGCTAATGTGAGTATTATTTTCGTACCGCCGGCATTTGCTGCTGATGCGATTATGGAAGCTGCGGAGGCAGGAATTAAAGTAATCGTTTGTATTACTGAAGGTATTCCGGTAGAAGATATGGTGAAAGTGAAAGCATACCTTGCTGACAAAGATAGCAGATTGATCGGGCCAAACTGTCCGGGAATTATTACTTCTGATGAAGCGAAGATCGGTATTATGCCAGGTTTCGTTTTCAAAAAAGGAAAAGTAGGAATCGTTTCTAAATCAGGAACTTTAACTTACGAAGCGGCTGACCAAGTTGTTAAAGCAGGGTACGGAGTTTCTACCGCAATCGGAATTGGAGGTGATCCAATTATCGGAACTACTACAAAAGAAGCCTTAGAATTATTCATCAACGATCCGGAAACTGAAGCAGTAGTAATGATCGGTGAAATCGGTGGTAACTTAGAAGCTGAAGCAGCAAGATGGTACAAAGAAAGCGGTTCTAAAAAACCAGTTGTAGGTTTCATCGCAGGACAAACAGCTCCAAAAGGAAGAACAATGGGTCATGCAGGTGCAATCGTTGGTGGTGATGAAGATACCGCTCAGGCAAAAATGTCCATTATGAGAGAAAACGGAATCAACGTGGTAGATTCACCGGCTGAGATCGGAGCTACCGTTGCCAAAGTTTTGGGATAA